A window from Balaenoptera musculus isolate JJ_BM4_2016_0621 chromosome 8, mBalMus1.pri.v3, whole genome shotgun sequence encodes these proteins:
- the RPS6KA4 gene encoding ribosomal protein S6 kinase alpha-4 isoform X1, translating into MGDEDEDEGCAVELQITEANLTGHEEKVGVENFQLLKVLGTGAYGKVFLVRKAGGHDAGKLYAMKVLRKAALVQRAKTQEHTRTERSVLELVRQAPFLVTLHYAFQTDAKLHLILDYVNGGEMFTHLYQRQYFKEAEVRVYGGEIVLALEHLHKLGIIYRDLKLENVLLDSEGHIVLTDFGLSKEFLTEEKERTFSFCGTIEYMAPEIIRSKSGHGKAVDWWSLGILLFELLTGASPFTLEGERNTQAEVSRRILKCSPPFPPRIGPVAQDLLQRLLCKDPKKRLGAGHQGAQEVKNHPFFQGLEWAALAARKIPAPFRPQIRSELDVGNFAEEFTRLEPVYSPPGSPPPGDPRIFQGYSFVAPSILFDHNNAVMTDVLEASIAGDRPGRAALARSAMMQDSPFFQQYELDLREPALGQGSFSVCRRCRQLQNGQEFAVKILSRRLEANTQREVAALRLCQSHPNVVKLHEVHQDQLHTYLVLELLQGGELLEHIRKKRHFSESEASQILRSLVSAVSFMHEEAGVVHRDLKPENILYADDTPGAPVKIIDFGFARLRPQSPAGPMQTPCFTLQYAAPELLAQQGYDESCDLWSLGVILYMMLSGQVPFQGASGQGGQSQAAEIMCKIREGRFSLDGEAWQGVSEEAKELVRGLLTVDPTKRLKLEGLRGSSWLQDGSARSSPPLRTPDVLESSGPAVRSGLNATFLAFNRGKREGFFLKSVENAPLAKRRKQKLRSAATSRRVSPVPAVPGRAPAAKGAPRRANGPLPPS; encoded by the exons ATGGGGGACGAGGACGAGGACGAGGGCTGTGCGGTGGAGCTGCAGATCACCGAAG CCAACCTGACCGGGCACGAGGAGAAGGTGGGCGTGGAGAACTTCCAGCTGCTCAAGGTGCTGGGCACGGGAG CCTACGGGAAGGTGTTCCTGGTGCGGAAGGCGGGCGGGCACGACGCGGGGAAGCTGTATGCCATGAAGGTGCTGCGCAAGGCGGCGCTGGTGCAGCGAGCCAAGACGCAGGAGCACACGCGCACCGAGCGCTCCGTGCTGGAGCTGGTGCGCCAGGCACCCTTCCTGGTCACGCTGCACTACGCCTTCCAGACGGACGCCAAGCTGCACCTCATCCTGG actATGTGAACGGCGGCGAAATGTTCACCCACCTCTACCAGCGCCAGTACTTCAAGGAGGCTGAGGTGCGCGTGTATGGGGGCGAGATCGTGCTGGCCCTGGAACACCTGCATAAG CTGGGCATCATCTACCGAGATCTGAAGCTGGAGAACGTGCTCCTGGACTCCGAGGGCCATATCGTCCTCACGGACTTCGGGCTTAGCAAGGAGTTCCTGACAGAGGAG AAAGAGCGGACCTTCTCCTTCTGTGGCACCATCGAGTACATGGCCCCTGAGATTATCCGCAGCAAGTCGGGCCACGGCAAG GCTGTGGACTGGTGGAGCCTAGGTATTCTGCTCTTCGAGCTGCTGACGGGGGCCTCGCCCTTCACCCTGGAGGGCGAGAGGAACACGCAGGCGGAGGTGTCTCG ACGGATCCTGAAGtgctcccctcccttccccccccggATTGGGCCAGTGGCACAGGATCTACTGCAGCGGCTACTTTGCAAGGACCCCAAGAAGCGGCTGGGTGCAGGACACCAGGGGGCGCAGGAAGTTAAGAACCACCCCTTCTTCCAG GGTCTGGAATGGGCTGCTCTGGCTGCCAGGAAGATTCCAGCCCCATTCCGACCCCAGATCCGCTCAGAGCTGGATGTGGGCAACTTTGCAGAGGAATTTACCCGGCTGGAGCCTGTCTACTCACCCCCTGGGAGCCCCCCACCTGGGGATCCTCGCATCTTCCAG GGATACTCCTTCGTGGCACCGTCCATCCTGTTTGACCACAACAACGCGGTGATGACCGATGTGCTGGAAGCGTCTATTGCTGGAGACCGGCCTGGCCGGGCAGCGTTGGCCAGGAGCGCCATGATGCAG GACTCGCCCTTCTTCCAGCAGTACGAACTGGACCTGCGGGAACCCGCGTTGGGCCAGGGTAGCTTCTCCGTGTGTCGCCGCTGCCGCCAGCTACAGAACGGCCAAGAGTTCGCGGTCAAAATCCTCAGCCGCAG gctggaGGCGAACACGCAGCGCGAAGTGGCCGCCCTGCGGCTGTGCCAGTCGCACCCCAACGTGGTGAAGCTGCACGAAGTGCATCAGGACCAG CTGCACACGTACCTGGTCCTGGAGCTACTGCAGGGTGGGGAGCTGCTGGAGCACATCCGCAAGAAGCGGCACTTCAGCGAGTCCGAGGCGAGCCAGATCCTGCGCAGCCTCGTGTCGGCCGTGAGCTTCATGCACGAGGAGGCGGGGGTGGTGCACCGCGACCTCAAGCCCGAG AACATCCTGTACGCCGATGATACGCCCGGAGCCCCGGTGAAGATCATCGACTTCGGGTTCGCGCGTCTGCGCCCGCAGAGCCCAGCGGGGCCCATGCAGACACCCTGCTTTACGCTGCAGTACGCGGCCCCCGAGCTGCTGGCGCAGCAGGGCTACGACGAGTCCTGCGACCTCTGGAGCCTTGGCGTCATTCTG TACATGATGCTGTCAGGCCAGGTCCCCTTCCAGGGGGCCTCAGGCCAGGGCGGGCAGAGCCAGGCGGCGGAGATAATGTGCAAGATCCGCGAGGGGCGCTTCTCCCTTGACGGGGAGGCCTGGCAAGGCGTGTCTGAGGAAGCCAAGGAGCTGGTCCGAG GGCTCCTGACTGTGGATCCCACCAAGCGTCTGAAGCTTGAGGGACTGCGGGGCAGCTCGTGGCTGCAGGACGGCAGCGCGCGCTCCTCGCCTCCGCTACGGACGCCGGACGTGCTGGAGTCCTCGGGGCCAGCTGTGCGCTCGGGGCTCAACGCCACCTTTCtg GCGTTCAATCGGGGCAAACGCGAGGGTTTCTTCTTGAAGAGCGTGGAAAACGCGCCGCTGGCCAAGCGGCGGAAACAGAAGCTGCGGAGCGCCGCCACATCCCGCCGCGTCTCCCCCGTGCCCGCCGTCCCGGGCCGGGCACCCGCCGCCAAGGGAGCCCCCCGACGAGCCAACggtcccctgcccccctcctAG
- the RPS6KA4 gene encoding ribosomal protein S6 kinase alpha-4 isoform X2: MGDEDEDEGCAVELQITEANLTGHEEKVGVENFQLLKVLGTGAYGKVFLVRKAGGHDAGKLYAMKVLRKAALVQRAKTQEHTRTERSVLELVRQAPFLVTLHYAFQTDAKLHLILDYVNGGEMFTHLYQRQYFKEAEVRVYGGEIVLALEHLHKLGIIYRDLKLENVLLDSEGHIVLTDFGLSKEFLTEEKERTFSFCGTIEYMAPEIIRSKSGHGKAVDWWSLGILLFELLTGASPFTLEGERNTQAEVSRRILKCSPPFPPRIGPVAQDLLQRLLCKDPKKRLGAGHQGAQEVKNHPFFQGLEWAALAARKIPAPFRPQIRSELDVGNFAEEFTRLEPVYSPPGSPPPGDPRIFQGYSFVAPSILFDHNNAVMTDVLEASIAGDRPGRAALARSAMMQDSPFFQQYELDLREPALGQGSFSVCRRCRQLQNGQEFAVKILSRRLEANTQREVAALRLCQSHPNVVKLHEVHQDQLHTYLVLELLQGGELLEHIRKKRHFSESEASQILRSLVSANILYADDTPGAPVKIIDFGFARLRPQSPAGPMQTPCFTLQYAAPELLAQQGYDESCDLWSLGVILYMMLSGQVPFQGASGQGGQSQAAEIMCKIREGRFSLDGEAWQGVSEEAKELVRGLLTVDPTKRLKLEGLRGSSWLQDGSARSSPPLRTPDVLESSGPAVRSGLNATFLAFNRGKREGFFLKSVENAPLAKRRKQKLRSAATSRRVSPVPAVPGRAPAAKGAPRRANGPLPPS, translated from the exons ATGGGGGACGAGGACGAGGACGAGGGCTGTGCGGTGGAGCTGCAGATCACCGAAG CCAACCTGACCGGGCACGAGGAGAAGGTGGGCGTGGAGAACTTCCAGCTGCTCAAGGTGCTGGGCACGGGAG CCTACGGGAAGGTGTTCCTGGTGCGGAAGGCGGGCGGGCACGACGCGGGGAAGCTGTATGCCATGAAGGTGCTGCGCAAGGCGGCGCTGGTGCAGCGAGCCAAGACGCAGGAGCACACGCGCACCGAGCGCTCCGTGCTGGAGCTGGTGCGCCAGGCACCCTTCCTGGTCACGCTGCACTACGCCTTCCAGACGGACGCCAAGCTGCACCTCATCCTGG actATGTGAACGGCGGCGAAATGTTCACCCACCTCTACCAGCGCCAGTACTTCAAGGAGGCTGAGGTGCGCGTGTATGGGGGCGAGATCGTGCTGGCCCTGGAACACCTGCATAAG CTGGGCATCATCTACCGAGATCTGAAGCTGGAGAACGTGCTCCTGGACTCCGAGGGCCATATCGTCCTCACGGACTTCGGGCTTAGCAAGGAGTTCCTGACAGAGGAG AAAGAGCGGACCTTCTCCTTCTGTGGCACCATCGAGTACATGGCCCCTGAGATTATCCGCAGCAAGTCGGGCCACGGCAAG GCTGTGGACTGGTGGAGCCTAGGTATTCTGCTCTTCGAGCTGCTGACGGGGGCCTCGCCCTTCACCCTGGAGGGCGAGAGGAACACGCAGGCGGAGGTGTCTCG ACGGATCCTGAAGtgctcccctcccttccccccccggATTGGGCCAGTGGCACAGGATCTACTGCAGCGGCTACTTTGCAAGGACCCCAAGAAGCGGCTGGGTGCAGGACACCAGGGGGCGCAGGAAGTTAAGAACCACCCCTTCTTCCAG GGTCTGGAATGGGCTGCTCTGGCTGCCAGGAAGATTCCAGCCCCATTCCGACCCCAGATCCGCTCAGAGCTGGATGTGGGCAACTTTGCAGAGGAATTTACCCGGCTGGAGCCTGTCTACTCACCCCCTGGGAGCCCCCCACCTGGGGATCCTCGCATCTTCCAG GGATACTCCTTCGTGGCACCGTCCATCCTGTTTGACCACAACAACGCGGTGATGACCGATGTGCTGGAAGCGTCTATTGCTGGAGACCGGCCTGGCCGGGCAGCGTTGGCCAGGAGCGCCATGATGCAG GACTCGCCCTTCTTCCAGCAGTACGAACTGGACCTGCGGGAACCCGCGTTGGGCCAGGGTAGCTTCTCCGTGTGTCGCCGCTGCCGCCAGCTACAGAACGGCCAAGAGTTCGCGGTCAAAATCCTCAGCCGCAG gctggaGGCGAACACGCAGCGCGAAGTGGCCGCCCTGCGGCTGTGCCAGTCGCACCCCAACGTGGTGAAGCTGCACGAAGTGCATCAGGACCAG CTGCACACGTACCTGGTCCTGGAGCTACTGCAGGGTGGGGAGCTGCTGGAGCACATCCGCAAGAAGCGGCACTTCAGCGAGTCCGAGGCGAGCCAGATCCTGCGCAGCCTCGTGTCGGCC AACATCCTGTACGCCGATGATACGCCCGGAGCCCCGGTGAAGATCATCGACTTCGGGTTCGCGCGTCTGCGCCCGCAGAGCCCAGCGGGGCCCATGCAGACACCCTGCTTTACGCTGCAGTACGCGGCCCCCGAGCTGCTGGCGCAGCAGGGCTACGACGAGTCCTGCGACCTCTGGAGCCTTGGCGTCATTCTG TACATGATGCTGTCAGGCCAGGTCCCCTTCCAGGGGGCCTCAGGCCAGGGCGGGCAGAGCCAGGCGGCGGAGATAATGTGCAAGATCCGCGAGGGGCGCTTCTCCCTTGACGGGGAGGCCTGGCAAGGCGTGTCTGAGGAAGCCAAGGAGCTGGTCCGAG GGCTCCTGACTGTGGATCCCACCAAGCGTCTGAAGCTTGAGGGACTGCGGGGCAGCTCGTGGCTGCAGGACGGCAGCGCGCGCTCCTCGCCTCCGCTACGGACGCCGGACGTGCTGGAGTCCTCGGGGCCAGCTGTGCGCTCGGGGCTCAACGCCACCTTTCtg GCGTTCAATCGGGGCAAACGCGAGGGTTTCTTCTTGAAGAGCGTGGAAAACGCGCCGCTGGCCAAGCGGCGGAAACAGAAGCTGCGGAGCGCCGCCACATCCCGCCGCGTCTCCCCCGTGCCCGCCGTCCCGGGCCGGGCACCCGCCGCCAAGGGAGCCCCCCGACGAGCCAACggtcccctgcccccctcctAG
- the RPS6KA4 gene encoding ribosomal protein S6 kinase alpha-4 isoform X3 — translation MGDEDEDEGCAVELQITEANLTGHEEKVGVENFQLLKVLGTGAYGKVFLVRKAGGHDAGKLYAMKVLRKAALVQRAKTQEHTRTERSVLELVRQAPFLVTLHYAFQTDAKLHLILDYVNGGEMFTHLYQRQYFKEAEVRVYGGEIVLALEHLHKLGIIYRDLKLENVLLDSEGHIVLTDFGLSKEFLTEEKERTFSFCGTIEYMAPEIIRSKSGHGKAVDWWSLGILLFELLTGASPFTLEGERNTQAEVSRRILKCSPPFPPRIGPVAQDLLQRLLCKDPKKRLGAGHQGAQEVKNHPFFQGLEWAALAARKIPAPFRPQIRSELDVGNFAEEFTRLEPVYSPPGSPPPGDPRIFQGYSFVAPSILFDHNNAVMTDVLEASIAGDRPGRAALARSAMMQDSPFFQQYELDLREPALGQGSFSVCRRCRQLQNGQEFAVKILSRRLEANTQREVAALRLCQSHPNVVKLHEVHQDQLHTYLVLELLQGGELLEHIRKKRHFSESEASQILRSLVSAVSFMHEEAGVVHRDLKPENILYADDTPGAPVKIIDFGFARLRPQSPAGPMQTPCFTLQYAAPELLAQQGYDESCDLWSLGVILGS, via the exons ATGGGGGACGAGGACGAGGACGAGGGCTGTGCGGTGGAGCTGCAGATCACCGAAG CCAACCTGACCGGGCACGAGGAGAAGGTGGGCGTGGAGAACTTCCAGCTGCTCAAGGTGCTGGGCACGGGAG CCTACGGGAAGGTGTTCCTGGTGCGGAAGGCGGGCGGGCACGACGCGGGGAAGCTGTATGCCATGAAGGTGCTGCGCAAGGCGGCGCTGGTGCAGCGAGCCAAGACGCAGGAGCACACGCGCACCGAGCGCTCCGTGCTGGAGCTGGTGCGCCAGGCACCCTTCCTGGTCACGCTGCACTACGCCTTCCAGACGGACGCCAAGCTGCACCTCATCCTGG actATGTGAACGGCGGCGAAATGTTCACCCACCTCTACCAGCGCCAGTACTTCAAGGAGGCTGAGGTGCGCGTGTATGGGGGCGAGATCGTGCTGGCCCTGGAACACCTGCATAAG CTGGGCATCATCTACCGAGATCTGAAGCTGGAGAACGTGCTCCTGGACTCCGAGGGCCATATCGTCCTCACGGACTTCGGGCTTAGCAAGGAGTTCCTGACAGAGGAG AAAGAGCGGACCTTCTCCTTCTGTGGCACCATCGAGTACATGGCCCCTGAGATTATCCGCAGCAAGTCGGGCCACGGCAAG GCTGTGGACTGGTGGAGCCTAGGTATTCTGCTCTTCGAGCTGCTGACGGGGGCCTCGCCCTTCACCCTGGAGGGCGAGAGGAACACGCAGGCGGAGGTGTCTCG ACGGATCCTGAAGtgctcccctcccttccccccccggATTGGGCCAGTGGCACAGGATCTACTGCAGCGGCTACTTTGCAAGGACCCCAAGAAGCGGCTGGGTGCAGGACACCAGGGGGCGCAGGAAGTTAAGAACCACCCCTTCTTCCAG GGTCTGGAATGGGCTGCTCTGGCTGCCAGGAAGATTCCAGCCCCATTCCGACCCCAGATCCGCTCAGAGCTGGATGTGGGCAACTTTGCAGAGGAATTTACCCGGCTGGAGCCTGTCTACTCACCCCCTGGGAGCCCCCCACCTGGGGATCCTCGCATCTTCCAG GGATACTCCTTCGTGGCACCGTCCATCCTGTTTGACCACAACAACGCGGTGATGACCGATGTGCTGGAAGCGTCTATTGCTGGAGACCGGCCTGGCCGGGCAGCGTTGGCCAGGAGCGCCATGATGCAG GACTCGCCCTTCTTCCAGCAGTACGAACTGGACCTGCGGGAACCCGCGTTGGGCCAGGGTAGCTTCTCCGTGTGTCGCCGCTGCCGCCAGCTACAGAACGGCCAAGAGTTCGCGGTCAAAATCCTCAGCCGCAG gctggaGGCGAACACGCAGCGCGAAGTGGCCGCCCTGCGGCTGTGCCAGTCGCACCCCAACGTGGTGAAGCTGCACGAAGTGCATCAGGACCAG CTGCACACGTACCTGGTCCTGGAGCTACTGCAGGGTGGGGAGCTGCTGGAGCACATCCGCAAGAAGCGGCACTTCAGCGAGTCCGAGGCGAGCCAGATCCTGCGCAGCCTCGTGTCGGCCGTGAGCTTCATGCACGAGGAGGCGGGGGTGGTGCACCGCGACCTCAAGCCCGAG AACATCCTGTACGCCGATGATACGCCCGGAGCCCCGGTGAAGATCATCGACTTCGGGTTCGCGCGTCTGCGCCCGCAGAGCCCAGCGGGGCCCATGCAGACACCCTGCTTTACGCTGCAGTACGCGGCCCCCGAGCTGCTGGCGCAGCAGGGCTACGACGAGTCCTGCGACCTCTGGAGCCTTGGCGTCATTCTG GGCTCCTGA
- the RPS6KA4 gene encoding ribosomal protein S6 kinase alpha-4 isoform X4, which translates to MPAFLSRLLLHAWLCVSWGCRERTFSFCGTIEYMAPEIIRSKSGHGKAVDWWSLGILLFELLTGASPFTLEGERNTQAEVSRRILKCSPPFPPRIGPVAQDLLQRLLCKDPKKRLGAGHQGAQEVKNHPFFQGLEWAALAARKIPAPFRPQIRSELDVGNFAEEFTRLEPVYSPPGSPPPGDPRIFQGYSFVAPSILFDHNNAVMTDVLEASIAGDRPGRAALARSAMMQDSPFFQQYELDLREPALGQGSFSVCRRCRQLQNGQEFAVKILSRRLEANTQREVAALRLCQSHPNVVKLHEVHQDQLHTYLVLELLQGGELLEHIRKKRHFSESEASQILRSLVSAVSFMHEEAGVVHRDLKPENILYADDTPGAPVKIIDFGFARLRPQSPAGPMQTPCFTLQYAAPELLAQQGYDESCDLWSLGVILYMMLSGQVPFQGASGQGGQSQAAEIMCKIREGRFSLDGEAWQGVSEEAKELVRGLLTVDPTKRLKLEGLRGSSWLQDGSARSSPPLRTPDVLESSGPAVRSGLNATFLAFNRGKREGFFLKSVENAPLAKRRKQKLRSAATSRRVSPVPAVPGRAPAAKGAPRRANGPLPPS; encoded by the exons ATGCCGGCCTTCCTTTCCCGGCTCTTGCTCCACGCCTGGCTCTGCGTTTCTTGGGGGTGCAGAG AGCGGACCTTCTCCTTCTGTGGCACCATCGAGTACATGGCCCCTGAGATTATCCGCAGCAAGTCGGGCCACGGCAAG GCTGTGGACTGGTGGAGCCTAGGTATTCTGCTCTTCGAGCTGCTGACGGGGGCCTCGCCCTTCACCCTGGAGGGCGAGAGGAACACGCAGGCGGAGGTGTCTCG ACGGATCCTGAAGtgctcccctcccttccccccccggATTGGGCCAGTGGCACAGGATCTACTGCAGCGGCTACTTTGCAAGGACCCCAAGAAGCGGCTGGGTGCAGGACACCAGGGGGCGCAGGAAGTTAAGAACCACCCCTTCTTCCAG GGTCTGGAATGGGCTGCTCTGGCTGCCAGGAAGATTCCAGCCCCATTCCGACCCCAGATCCGCTCAGAGCTGGATGTGGGCAACTTTGCAGAGGAATTTACCCGGCTGGAGCCTGTCTACTCACCCCCTGGGAGCCCCCCACCTGGGGATCCTCGCATCTTCCAG GGATACTCCTTCGTGGCACCGTCCATCCTGTTTGACCACAACAACGCGGTGATGACCGATGTGCTGGAAGCGTCTATTGCTGGAGACCGGCCTGGCCGGGCAGCGTTGGCCAGGAGCGCCATGATGCAG GACTCGCCCTTCTTCCAGCAGTACGAACTGGACCTGCGGGAACCCGCGTTGGGCCAGGGTAGCTTCTCCGTGTGTCGCCGCTGCCGCCAGCTACAGAACGGCCAAGAGTTCGCGGTCAAAATCCTCAGCCGCAG gctggaGGCGAACACGCAGCGCGAAGTGGCCGCCCTGCGGCTGTGCCAGTCGCACCCCAACGTGGTGAAGCTGCACGAAGTGCATCAGGACCAG CTGCACACGTACCTGGTCCTGGAGCTACTGCAGGGTGGGGAGCTGCTGGAGCACATCCGCAAGAAGCGGCACTTCAGCGAGTCCGAGGCGAGCCAGATCCTGCGCAGCCTCGTGTCGGCCGTGAGCTTCATGCACGAGGAGGCGGGGGTGGTGCACCGCGACCTCAAGCCCGAG AACATCCTGTACGCCGATGATACGCCCGGAGCCCCGGTGAAGATCATCGACTTCGGGTTCGCGCGTCTGCGCCCGCAGAGCCCAGCGGGGCCCATGCAGACACCCTGCTTTACGCTGCAGTACGCGGCCCCCGAGCTGCTGGCGCAGCAGGGCTACGACGAGTCCTGCGACCTCTGGAGCCTTGGCGTCATTCTG TACATGATGCTGTCAGGCCAGGTCCCCTTCCAGGGGGCCTCAGGCCAGGGCGGGCAGAGCCAGGCGGCGGAGATAATGTGCAAGATCCGCGAGGGGCGCTTCTCCCTTGACGGGGAGGCCTGGCAAGGCGTGTCTGAGGAAGCCAAGGAGCTGGTCCGAG GGCTCCTGACTGTGGATCCCACCAAGCGTCTGAAGCTTGAGGGACTGCGGGGCAGCTCGTGGCTGCAGGACGGCAGCGCGCGCTCCTCGCCTCCGCTACGGACGCCGGACGTGCTGGAGTCCTCGGGGCCAGCTGTGCGCTCGGGGCTCAACGCCACCTTTCtg GCGTTCAATCGGGGCAAACGCGAGGGTTTCTTCTTGAAGAGCGTGGAAAACGCGCCGCTGGCCAAGCGGCGGAAACAGAAGCTGCGGAGCGCCGCCACATCCCGCCGCGTCTCCCCCGTGCCCGCCGTCCCGGGCCGGGCACCCGCCGCCAAGGGAGCCCCCCGACGAGCCAACggtcccctgcccccctcctAG
- the RPS6KA4 gene encoding ribosomal protein S6 kinase alpha-4 isoform X5, translating to MAPEIIRSKSGHGKAVDWWSLGILLFELLTGASPFTLEGERNTQAEVSRRILKCSPPFPPRIGPVAQDLLQRLLCKDPKKRLGAGHQGAQEVKNHPFFQGLEWAALAARKIPAPFRPQIRSELDVGNFAEEFTRLEPVYSPPGSPPPGDPRIFQGYSFVAPSILFDHNNAVMTDVLEASIAGDRPGRAALARSAMMQDSPFFQQYELDLREPALGQGSFSVCRRCRQLQNGQEFAVKILSRRLEANTQREVAALRLCQSHPNVVKLHEVHQDQLHTYLVLELLQGGELLEHIRKKRHFSESEASQILRSLVSAVSFMHEEAGVVHRDLKPENILYADDTPGAPVKIIDFGFARLRPQSPAGPMQTPCFTLQYAAPELLAQQGYDESCDLWSLGVILYMMLSGQVPFQGASGQGGQSQAAEIMCKIREGRFSLDGEAWQGVSEEAKELVRGLLTVDPTKRLKLEGLRGSSWLQDGSARSSPPLRTPDVLESSGPAVRSGLNATFLAFNRGKREGFFLKSVENAPLAKRRKQKLRSAATSRRVSPVPAVPGRAPAAKGAPRRANGPLPPS from the exons ATGGCCCCTGAGATTATCCGCAGCAAGTCGGGCCACGGCAAG GCTGTGGACTGGTGGAGCCTAGGTATTCTGCTCTTCGAGCTGCTGACGGGGGCCTCGCCCTTCACCCTGGAGGGCGAGAGGAACACGCAGGCGGAGGTGTCTCG ACGGATCCTGAAGtgctcccctcccttccccccccggATTGGGCCAGTGGCACAGGATCTACTGCAGCGGCTACTTTGCAAGGACCCCAAGAAGCGGCTGGGTGCAGGACACCAGGGGGCGCAGGAAGTTAAGAACCACCCCTTCTTCCAG GGTCTGGAATGGGCTGCTCTGGCTGCCAGGAAGATTCCAGCCCCATTCCGACCCCAGATCCGCTCAGAGCTGGATGTGGGCAACTTTGCAGAGGAATTTACCCGGCTGGAGCCTGTCTACTCACCCCCTGGGAGCCCCCCACCTGGGGATCCTCGCATCTTCCAG GGATACTCCTTCGTGGCACCGTCCATCCTGTTTGACCACAACAACGCGGTGATGACCGATGTGCTGGAAGCGTCTATTGCTGGAGACCGGCCTGGCCGGGCAGCGTTGGCCAGGAGCGCCATGATGCAG GACTCGCCCTTCTTCCAGCAGTACGAACTGGACCTGCGGGAACCCGCGTTGGGCCAGGGTAGCTTCTCCGTGTGTCGCCGCTGCCGCCAGCTACAGAACGGCCAAGAGTTCGCGGTCAAAATCCTCAGCCGCAG gctggaGGCGAACACGCAGCGCGAAGTGGCCGCCCTGCGGCTGTGCCAGTCGCACCCCAACGTGGTGAAGCTGCACGAAGTGCATCAGGACCAG CTGCACACGTACCTGGTCCTGGAGCTACTGCAGGGTGGGGAGCTGCTGGAGCACATCCGCAAGAAGCGGCACTTCAGCGAGTCCGAGGCGAGCCAGATCCTGCGCAGCCTCGTGTCGGCCGTGAGCTTCATGCACGAGGAGGCGGGGGTGGTGCACCGCGACCTCAAGCCCGAG AACATCCTGTACGCCGATGATACGCCCGGAGCCCCGGTGAAGATCATCGACTTCGGGTTCGCGCGTCTGCGCCCGCAGAGCCCAGCGGGGCCCATGCAGACACCCTGCTTTACGCTGCAGTACGCGGCCCCCGAGCTGCTGGCGCAGCAGGGCTACGACGAGTCCTGCGACCTCTGGAGCCTTGGCGTCATTCTG TACATGATGCTGTCAGGCCAGGTCCCCTTCCAGGGGGCCTCAGGCCAGGGCGGGCAGAGCCAGGCGGCGGAGATAATGTGCAAGATCCGCGAGGGGCGCTTCTCCCTTGACGGGGAGGCCTGGCAAGGCGTGTCTGAGGAAGCCAAGGAGCTGGTCCGAG GGCTCCTGACTGTGGATCCCACCAAGCGTCTGAAGCTTGAGGGACTGCGGGGCAGCTCGTGGCTGCAGGACGGCAGCGCGCGCTCCTCGCCTCCGCTACGGACGCCGGACGTGCTGGAGTCCTCGGGGCCAGCTGTGCGCTCGGGGCTCAACGCCACCTTTCtg GCGTTCAATCGGGGCAAACGCGAGGGTTTCTTCTTGAAGAGCGTGGAAAACGCGCCGCTGGCCAAGCGGCGGAAACAGAAGCTGCGGAGCGCCGCCACATCCCGCCGCGTCTCCCCCGTGCCCGCCGTCCCGGGCCGGGCACCCGCCGCCAAGGGAGCCCCCCGACGAGCCAACggtcccctgcccccctcctAG